A portion of the Streptomyces coeruleoprunus genome contains these proteins:
- a CDS encoding alpha/beta fold hydrolase has protein sequence MARLSRLPATTLQRMWGIFSSREFGGIVEAICDLYAVTRKPERLAPARLFDLDRLIDACVAGDDILDGPHADQHIPIFTGLVRLYDETGEDRYLTAARNFWRMVVPNRMYGIGGTSTQEFVNGRPVPGTATPGSYFTVSRTWHDGDTVRVSLGPVNLVARDPRRDLHLGLHRNAALSGDLLPSLEPVPREPLHFRLDGVEFAPFFEGTEDPRLLRRAEPRVLLGTLDSGVTDPARADGTTFLDAIWAAAPFPDESALVTHVRSTVTSWTAAGSSARRRPRRTHAEVARGRRGHLTGPPRPPHADAVRPAYSEIDGALPVVLPESAMASKAMLPIVYVRGFAGDTSGINKVVTDPFYGFNEGSTHVRVGKDEKPSFHQFESPLLRLHLDEGYHILVKGGQEAYLETHDDIPPNSMWVHRFYDVSASSWGEKPREFRLEDAAVDLLRLIETLKRKTGAPRVHLVAHSMGGLVCRCLLQKVLPDRHMDPLDYVDKLFTYGTPHGGIRFDVGFGLLERLRDATGIHGADIFGPRRMYEYLTPDADRTEDGPPPGWDARVMPDHEGAFPPHRVFCLVGTNPADYDVAWGLSSAAVGARSDGLVQIEQATVPGAYEAYVYRSHSGRYGLVNSEEGYQNLRRFLFGDLGIEAALIDYRLPPDEGVTWQAEVVLAIRGLAALMHQRLTSQWCPLLLPPPHGDGTVGDPVTLTTTFLRTDLPRPGDSPTMRYALHVRILSLRQGGRRILSFSDHLEQTADFDDILVIDVGTAAPGPGVWAAWNSVIPGAIKDHEPRGRPLGDEDPRSGLWTAHVPLPETAHPLLGADARIRLSVTPWE, from the coding sequence GTGGCCCGGCTGTCCCGGCTGCCGGCCACCACCCTGCAGCGCATGTGGGGCATCTTCTCCAGCCGGGAGTTCGGCGGCATCGTCGAGGCGATCTGCGACCTGTACGCGGTGACCCGCAAGCCCGAACGCCTCGCGCCGGCCCGCCTCTTCGACCTCGACCGGCTCATCGACGCCTGCGTCGCCGGCGACGACATCCTCGACGGCCCGCACGCCGACCAGCACATCCCCATCTTCACCGGACTCGTCCGGCTGTACGACGAGACGGGGGAGGACCGCTACCTCACCGCGGCCCGGAACTTCTGGCGCATGGTCGTCCCGAACCGCATGTACGGCATCGGCGGCACCAGCACACAGGAGTTCGTCAACGGCAGGCCCGTTCCCGGCACCGCCACGCCCGGCAGCTACTTCACCGTGTCCCGGACCTGGCACGACGGCGACACCGTGCGCGTCTCCCTCGGCCCGGTCAACCTGGTGGCGCGCGACCCGCGCAGGGACCTGCACCTCGGGCTCCACCGCAACGCCGCCCTGTCCGGGGACCTGCTGCCCAGCCTCGAACCCGTCCCGCGCGAACCGCTCCACTTCCGGCTCGACGGCGTCGAGTTCGCTCCCTTCTTCGAGGGCACCGAGGACCCCCGCCTACTCCGCCGCGCCGAACCCCGCGTCCTCCTCGGAACGCTGGACTCCGGCGTGACCGATCCGGCCCGCGCCGACGGAACGACCTTCCTCGACGCCATCTGGGCCGCGGCCCCCTTCCCTGACGAGTCCGCCCTCGTCACCCATGTCCGGTCCACGGTGACGTCCTGGACGGCCGCAGGATCGTCAGCACGGCGAAGGCCGCGTCGTACGCACGCTGAGGTGGCCCGCGGCCGCCGGGGCCACCTCACCGGACCGCCTCGGCCTCCGCATGCCGACGCGGTGCGGCCCGCCTATAGTGAAATCGACGGAGCCCTTCCTGTCGTGCTCCCGGAGTCGGCCATGGCCAGCAAGGCAATGCTCCCCATCGTCTACGTCAGGGGATTCGCGGGCGACACCTCGGGGATCAACAAGGTCGTCACGGACCCCTTCTACGGATTCAACGAAGGATCCACACACGTCCGCGTGGGGAAAGACGAGAAACCCAGTTTCCACCAGTTCGAAAGCCCGCTCCTCCGCCTGCATCTGGACGAGGGCTACCACATCCTGGTCAAGGGCGGTCAGGAAGCCTATCTGGAGACCCACGACGACATTCCGCCGAACAGCATGTGGGTCCACCGGTTCTACGACGTGTCCGCCAGCTCCTGGGGCGAGAAGCCCCGTGAATTCCGGCTGGAGGACGCCGCCGTCGATCTGCTGCGGCTGATCGAGACGCTGAAGCGGAAGACCGGCGCACCCCGCGTCCACCTCGTCGCCCACTCCATGGGCGGGCTCGTCTGCCGCTGCCTGCTCCAGAAGGTCCTGCCCGACCGGCACATGGACCCGCTGGACTACGTCGACAAGCTCTTCACGTACGGCACCCCGCACGGCGGCATCAGGTTCGACGTGGGCTTCGGCCTCCTGGAACGGCTGCGTGACGCGACCGGCATCCACGGCGCCGACATCTTCGGCCCGCGCAGGATGTACGAATACCTGACCCCCGACGCGGACCGCACCGAGGACGGCCCGCCGCCCGGCTGGGACGCCCGCGTCATGCCCGACCACGAGGGCGCCTTCCCGCCGCACCGCGTGTTCTGCCTCGTCGGTACCAACCCGGCCGACTACGACGTCGCGTGGGGCCTATCGTCCGCCGCGGTCGGCGCACGCAGCGACGGCCTCGTGCAGATCGAACAGGCCACGGTGCCCGGTGCGTACGAGGCGTACGTCTACCGCAGCCACAGCGGGCGGTACGGACTGGTCAACTCCGAGGAGGGCTACCAGAACCTGCGGCGCTTCCTCTTCGGCGACCTCGGCATCGAAGCCGCGCTGATCGACTACCGGCTGCCCCCCGACGAGGGGGTCACGTGGCAGGCCGAGGTGGTGCTGGCCATCCGGGGCCTGGCCGCCCTGATGCACCAGCGGCTGACCTCCCAGTGGTGCCCGCTCCTGCTGCCGCCCCCGCACGGCGACGGCACCGTCGGCGACCCCGTGACGCTCACCACCACGTTCCTGCGCACCGACCTGCCACGCCCCGGCGACAGCCCCACCATGCGCTACGCGCTGCACGTACGGATCCTGTCGCTGCGCCAGGGCGGCCGCAGGATCCTCAGCTTCAGCGACCACCTGGAACAGACCGCCGACTTCGACGACATCCTCGTCATCGACGTCGGCACCGCGGCGCCGGGGCCCGGCGTCTGGGCCGCCTGGAACTCCGTCATCCCCGGCGCCATCAAGGACCACGAACCACGCGGCCGGCCCCTGGGCGACGAGGACCCGCGCAGCGGCCTGTGGACCGCGCACGTCCCCCTCCCCGAGACCGCCCACCCGCTCCTCGGCGCCGACGCCAGGATCCGCCTCAGCGTCACGCCGTGGGAGTGA
- a CDS encoding peptidoglycan-binding protein — protein MATPLTASQLLKALRDEGLEVVEHRSWRTHNRNHKGPWGPVHGVMIHHTVTSGTQSSVDLCYDGYSSLPGPLCHGVIAKDGSVHLVGNGRANHAGLGDDEVLRAVIDEAATLPADNEANTDGNRHFYGFECVNLGDGADPWPAAQLEAIERAAAAICRAHGWSHRSVIGHKEWQPGKVDPRGFTMDSMRERIRGRLGGGPGGPAKPPAPKPPAYEPFPGAAFFTAGRRSPVITAMGKRLVAVGCGRYEVGPGPEWGEADRASYAAWQRKLGYSGRDADGIPGKTSWDKLKVPNV, from the coding sequence ATGGCAACGCCTCTGACCGCGTCGCAGCTGCTGAAGGCCCTCCGCGACGAGGGCCTCGAGGTCGTCGAGCACCGCAGCTGGCGTACGCACAACCGCAACCACAAGGGACCGTGGGGCCCCGTGCACGGGGTGATGATCCATCACACCGTGACCTCCGGCACTCAGAGCTCCGTGGACCTCTGCTACGACGGGTACTCCAGCCTGCCGGGGCCGCTGTGCCACGGGGTGATCGCCAAGGACGGCTCGGTGCACCTCGTGGGCAACGGCCGGGCCAACCACGCGGGGCTGGGCGACGACGAGGTACTGAGAGCCGTGATCGACGAGGCGGCGACGCTGCCCGCCGACAACGAGGCCAACACCGATGGCAACCGCCACTTCTACGGCTTCGAGTGCGTCAACCTCGGCGACGGCGCGGACCCGTGGCCGGCCGCGCAGCTGGAGGCGATCGAGAGGGCCGCGGCCGCGATCTGCCGGGCGCACGGCTGGTCCCACCGCTCGGTGATCGGACACAAGGAGTGGCAGCCCGGGAAGGTCGACCCGCGGGGCTTCACGATGGACTCGATGCGCGAGCGGATCCGGGGGCGCCTGGGCGGTGGCCCCGGCGGTCCCGCGAAGCCGCCCGCCCCGAAGCCGCCGGCGTACGAGCCGTTCCCCGGTGCCGCGTTCTTCACGGCGGGCCGGCGCAGCCCGGTCATCACGGCGATGGGCAAGCGGCTGGTGGCGGTGGGCTGCGGCCGCTACGAGGTGGGCCCGGGCCCCGAGTGGGGGGAGGCGGACCGCGCGTCGTACGCGGCGTGGCAGCGCAAGCTGGGCTACTCGGGCCGGGACGCGGACGGCATCCCCGGAAAGACCAGCTGGGACAAGCTGAAGGTGCCGAACGTCTGA
- a CDS encoding LysM peptidoglycan-binding domain-containing protein: MPAKGKHRRPRNSRITRGFAIASTGGAAIALPLTGSVASAATPAQAPAFTTEKVTSVVRAATAAAPVKYTVAKGDSLSSIAREHSLSGGWKKLYRDNKNAIGEDPSLIRPGLRLTVGSPAPSLGKTAAVAVPQAPQAPQYADNLDGWIRESLAVMAERGIPGSYEGIHRNIMRESSGNRFAVNNWDSNALAGTPSKGLLQVIDPTFQAYHVPGTSMDPFDPVANITAACNYAAARYGSIDNVFGAY; encoded by the coding sequence ATGCCTGCAAAGGGTAAGCACCGCCGTCCCAGGAACAGCCGGATCACTCGGGGATTCGCCATCGCAAGCACGGGAGGCGCGGCCATCGCCCTTCCGCTGACCGGTTCGGTCGCCAGCGCGGCCACCCCGGCCCAGGCACCTGCCTTCACCACCGAAAAGGTCACGTCGGTCGTGCGGGCCGCGACTGCGGCCGCTCCGGTGAAATACACCGTCGCCAAGGGCGATTCGCTGTCCTCCATCGCCCGTGAGCACTCCCTGAGCGGCGGCTGGAAGAAGCTGTACCGGGACAACAAGAACGCCATCGGCGAGGACCCGTCGCTGATTCGCCCGGGTCTGCGACTGACGGTCGGATCCCCGGCCCCGTCGCTCGGCAAGACGGCCGCGGTCGCCGTTCCGCAGGCCCCGCAGGCTCCCCAGTACGCGGACAATCTGGACGGCTGGATCAGGGAATCGCTCGCCGTCATGGCCGAGCGCGGAATTCCCGGCAGCTATGAGGGAATTCACCGCAACATCATGCGCGAGTCGTCGGGCAACCGGTTCGCCGTGAACAACTGGGACTCCAACGCCCTGGCCGGCACCCCTTCCAAGGGCCTCCTCCAGGTGATCGACCCGACGTTCCAGGCCTACCACGTGCCCGGCACGTCGATGGACCCGTTCGACCCGGTCGCCAACATCACCGCCGCCTGCAACTACGCCGCGGCGCGCTACGGCTCGATCGACAACGTGTTCGGCGCGTACTGA
- a CDS encoding DUF4232 domain-containing protein, which produces MYGNGIRRTVMTVVAAASAALLTTACQPTGGDGVVDPSSPAAPSASSPTPGGGAGTTAPEPAASPSAPGEGVAPGEPDPGSGATDAAAPRCAPSALRATVRQADDRPAGTGIGAMVAQFENVSGAPCVVQGHPTVAGAGNGSPERNAPMVVTRTGTASPVPLAPGGKAWLKMTFVQVQGEADGYCVSGSEPITYPTVVIGLPGSGHHQVAPEDVSIALCDNKVTVTPVSATPLS; this is translated from the coding sequence ATGTACGGGAACGGGATCCGCAGAACGGTGATGACGGTCGTGGCGGCGGCGTCGGCCGCGCTGCTCACGACGGCCTGTCAGCCGACCGGCGGCGACGGGGTGGTCGACCCGTCGTCCCCGGCGGCGCCGAGCGCGTCGTCGCCCACGCCGGGCGGCGGCGCCGGCACCACCGCGCCGGAACCCGCCGCCAGCCCGTCCGCACCGGGGGAGGGCGTGGCGCCCGGCGAGCCGGACCCCGGCTCCGGCGCGACCGACGCCGCCGCGCCCCGATGCGCCCCGAGCGCCCTCCGGGCGACCGTGCGCCAGGCCGACGACCGGCCCGCGGGGACGGGGATCGGCGCCATGGTCGCCCAGTTCGAGAACGTCTCGGGCGCTCCATGCGTCGTCCAGGGCCACCCCACCGTGGCCGGCGCGGGCAACGGCTCGCCCGAGCGCAACGCGCCCATGGTGGTGACCCGCACGGGCACCGCCTCCCCGGTGCCGCTCGCCCCCGGCGGCAAGGCCTGGCTCAAGATGACGTTCGTCCAGGTGCAGGGCGAGGCCGACGGCTACTGCGTGTCGGGCTCCGAGCCCATCACGTACCCGACCGTCGTGATCGGCCTGCCCGGCTCGGGCCACCACCAGGTCGCTCCCGAGGACGTATCGATCGCCCTGTGCGACAACAAGGTGACGGTCACGCCCGTCTCGGCGACCCCGCTCTCCTGA
- a CDS encoding SPFH domain-containing protein, with protein MADVSRRLGWRHLRSAPTAHIRHLRRGRPAHEGAGISFWYRALSAALSEVPVDDRELAMTFHARTSDFQDVTVQATVTYRISEPRTAAARLDFSIDPDTGVWRGAPLEQISTLLTEIAQQHALDVLARTPLSVALVSGVAAVRGQIAEGLAAEPRLPDTGIEVVAVRVVAVRPEPEVERALRTPAREQIQQEADRATYERRAVAVEHERTIAENELASRIELARREERLVEQRGTNARREAEEEAAADAVRAGAEADRTVRLARARAEAERETGTAKAEARAAWLRAHGEADPATLHALALHRVADNLPRIDSVTLSPDVLTGLLARLQGAPATPVERRP; from the coding sequence ATGGCCGATGTCAGCAGGCGTCTCGGATGGCGTCACCTGCGCTCCGCGCCCACCGCCCACATCCGCCACCTCCGGCGCGGGCGGCCGGCGCACGAGGGCGCGGGCATCAGCTTCTGGTACCGGGCGCTGAGCGCCGCGCTGTCGGAAGTGCCGGTCGACGACCGGGAACTGGCGATGACGTTCCACGCCCGGACCTCCGACTTCCAGGACGTCACCGTGCAGGCCACGGTCACCTACCGGATCAGCGAGCCGCGGACGGCCGCCGCACGGCTCGACTTCTCCATCGACCCCGACACCGGCGTCTGGCGCGGCGCGCCGCTGGAGCAGATCTCCACGCTGCTCACCGAGATCGCCCAGCAGCACGCGCTCGACGTACTGGCCCGCACCCCGCTGTCCGTGGCGCTGGTGAGCGGTGTGGCGGCCGTGCGGGGGCAGATCGCCGAGGGGCTGGCGGCCGAACCGAGGCTGCCGGACACGGGAATCGAGGTCGTGGCCGTCCGCGTGGTCGCCGTACGGCCCGAGCCGGAGGTGGAACGCGCCCTGCGCACCCCGGCGCGGGAGCAGATCCAGCAGGAGGCCGACCGGGCCACGTACGAGCGGCGTGCCGTGGCGGTGGAGCACGAGCGCACCATCGCCGAGAACGAGCTGGCCAGCCGGATCGAACTGGCGCGCCGTGAGGAGCGGTTGGTCGAGCAGCGCGGCACGAACGCCCGCCGCGAGGCGGAGGAGGAGGCGGCCGCGGACGCCGTACGGGCCGGCGCCGAGGCGGACCGCACCGTCCGGCTCGCCCGCGCCCGGGCCGAGGCGGAGCGCGAGACGGGCACCGCGAAGGCGGAGGCGAGGGCCGCCTGGCTGCGGGCGCACGGCGAGGCGGACCCCGCCACGCTGCACGCCCTGGCCCTCCACCGGGTGGCGGACAACCTGCCCCGGATCGACAGCGTCACCCTCTCCCCCGACGTCCTGACCGGCCTGCTCGCCAGGCTCCAGGGCGCTCCGGCCACGCCGGTGGAGCGGCGGCCGTGA
- a CDS encoding class I SAM-dependent methyltransferase produces the protein MSESPPRAVGWARGTAEAAAAPPGTAGYGEAAARLAEQYESVSFEEVHREALHLFPAQPCAVLDIGAGSGRDAAALAGRGHRVAAVEPTPQLRELGRRLHAGRDIEWIDDALPRLSGLHAHGRRFDLILLTAVWMHLDEAERRTAMPRVAALLRPGGRLMLSLRHGPVPAGRRMFDVPAEEAVCLAAGQGLRVVHESRRGDLHGREDVWWSRLVLEGGTEEGRRAAGGSPEA, from the coding sequence ATGAGCGAATCCCCACCGCGGGCGGTCGGTTGGGCGCGCGGAACCGCCGAAGCGGCGGCGGCGCCCCCGGGCACCGCCGGCTACGGCGAAGCCGCGGCCCGGCTCGCCGAGCAGTACGAGAGCGTGTCCTTCGAGGAGGTGCACCGGGAGGCGCTGCACCTGTTCCCCGCGCAGCCCTGCGCGGTCCTGGACATCGGCGCGGGCAGCGGCCGGGACGCCGCCGCGCTGGCCGGGCGTGGACACCGGGTCGCCGCCGTCGAACCGACGCCGCAGCTACGGGAGTTGGGGCGACGCCTCCATGCGGGCCGCGACATCGAGTGGATCGACGACGCGCTCCCGCGGCTGAGCGGCCTCCACGCCCATGGGCGGCGCTTCGACCTGATCCTCCTGACGGCCGTCTGGATGCACCTCGACGAGGCCGAGCGGCGGACCGCGATGCCCCGCGTGGCCGCCCTCCTGCGCCCCGGGGGCCGCTTGATGCTCAGCCTGCGGCACGGCCCCGTGCCGGCGGGGCGGCGCATGTTCGACGTACCGGCGGAGGAGGCCGTGTGCCTCGCTGCGGGGCAGGGCCTGCGTGTGGTGCACGAGAGCCGGCGCGGCGACCTGCACGGCCGGGAGGACGTGTGGTGGAGCCGGCTCGTGCTGGAGGGCGGCACGGAGGAAGGGCGCCGCGCGGCCGGGGGCTCGCCGGAAGCGTGA